A window from Atribacteraceae bacterium encodes these proteins:
- a CDS encoding lysophospholipid acyltransferase family protein codes for MIYYLSKYIALFLLHVLFRLRTSGRENFPNHGPVIIVSNHSSYLDPIVIGCAAPRRVHFVAKEELFRSKAAAFFLKQLGAFPLKRSEGDRHAVKTIFTLLKQGRVVCLFPEGTRNEGRILPLRSGAVKLLQKSGVSIVLAGVRGTYESWPRGRRNIRLHPISVVFAPPLDSGTLERDSCAMFLKTRMEELIGVP; via the coding sequence ATGATCTATTATCTCAGTAAATACATCGCCCTATTCCTGTTGCATGTTTTATTCCGCCTTAGAACATCCGGGAGGGAAAACTTCCCGAACCACGGTCCGGTGATCATTGTTTCAAACCATTCCAGCTATCTCGATCCTATCGTTATTGGATGTGCTGCTCCGCGCCGGGTCCACTTCGTCGCCAAGGAAGAGCTTTTCCGCTCCAAAGCGGCTGCCTTTTTTCTGAAACAATTAGGGGCATTTCCCCTGAAACGCTCCGAGGGAGACCGCCATGCCGTGAAAACTATTTTCACTCTCCTGAAACAGGGTAGGGTGGTTTGCCTGTTCCCGGAAGGAACGAGAAATGAAGGAAGGATCCTCCCCTTACGGTCCGGAGCGGTCAAGTTACTTCAGAAAAGTGGAGTGTCCATTGTGCTGGCCGGAGTGCGGGGCACTTATGAAAGTTGGCCCCGGGGTCGACGGAATATCCGGCTTCATCCCATTTCCGTCGTCTTCGCGCCTCCCCTTGACTCCGGTACCCTGGAAAGGGATTCATGTGCAATGTTCCTGAAAACCAGAATGGAGGAATTGATCGGTGTCCCCTAA